From the Papaver somniferum cultivar HN1 chromosome 2, ASM357369v1, whole genome shotgun sequence genome, the window AATTACATGCTAAATGGTAAGATCTATAACTCATGTGAAGACACCTAAGTTGTGATTTTCCTTCCTATTATTTTATGCTACTAATTTGTAATATTATATTTTTGCTAAATCATCCGGACAATGACATGAAAGAAGCCGAAGCTGGCGATTCTGATTTGGACGCAGAATTCCCATATACaagtttgtttctttttcctttttttaaaactgttctttttttttccattctTACTAACCACTGTTGTATGCTTCTTAATTGAAATATTGATGGACCTGACAAAGCATAATATCGGTGGTCCAACAGCTGTATGTCGTCATTGCCAAGCAATTATGTGGGATGAAGAAAGATgcaacaaaagagataagaaaagTTTACCTGAATTCAACATGTGTTGCATGAAAGGAACTGTAAAATTACCTCTCCTCAAAGATACACCTGTGTTTCTTAAAAACCTATTGCAATATACAAATGGTGGATCAAGACCAGCaaaattcagaaaaaatattaGAGCGTATAATTCCATGTTTGCATCTACCTCGATTGGTGCCAAAATAAAGAATCATCAGAACGATGGTTCTGCTCCATGGGTATTTACAATGTATGGTCAAAATCATCACAGAATGGGTTCTTTGTTACCTTTGGATGGTCAGCCACCTGCCTTTCTCCAGCTGTATGTCTACGATACTGAGAACGAAGTACAAAATAGGAAGAATGCtatttccaaaagaaaagaagataaggAGAAAAAAGATACCGAAGGCGATCCTGAAATGGAAAAAGTAGACGACTACGAGGTAGAAACCACAAACTCATTGGACGACTCTATTATAAAAGGATTGATAAAAATGTTTGACAACAACAACAGTCTTTGCAAAACATTCAGAATATGGAGAGACAGGTATAAATAAGATCAACTAAGTAAGATGGAGCTGCGTCTTATTAGCATTGGTAAAAGGAATGCACAGCAATACAATTTGCCAACTACTTCTGAAATCGCTGGGCTTATCGTTGATAACCCCGAGGGTGATGGAACTAGAGATATAATTGTAGATGAGAAGAAAAGTGGCTTGAAAAATATATCTGAGTTGCACCCCAGTTACATGGCTTTACAATATCCACTTTTGTTTCCTTATGGTGAGGATAGTTTGCATACTGATATTCCATATGACAAAGACAATACTAGTGTAAGAGACGATGAATTGGGTtttgagaaaaaaagaaaaaatataactATGAGAGAGTACTATGCCTTTAGACTGCAACAACGATCAAATGAAGGGCGGACCCTTATTCGAGGAGGACGACTATTTCAGCAATTTGTAGTTGATGCATATGCTACTATTGAACAATGTAGATTGAAGTGGGTTAGATGCCATCAAGAAGAAATACGCGCTGACGTATTTCAAGGTATAAAAGAAGCAGTTGCAGCAGGAGACACTGAACCAGGTACTGCAGGTAGAATAATTTTACCATCTACCTTTACTGGTGGACCGAGGTATATGATTCAACATTACCAAGATTCCATTTCTATATGCAGACAATTAGGACCACCAGACTTATTTATTACATTCACATGTAATCCAAAATGGTTTGAAATCACAGAAGCTCTAAAGAAAATTCCTGGACAACAACCAATTGATAGACCAGATATAGTTAGTCGCGTATTTCATATAAAACTGAAAGCACTAATGTCTGACCTTGAAGGAAGCAGACACTTTGGAGAAGCACAAGGAGGTATGTATTTTTAACTATTTCATTACAATTTACTCCATCCTTACTCCACTATTCAATATGCATATTTGGTTCCTAATTTTTCAACTCAAATATTCATCCTAACCCCTGAATTTTAATTGCAGCAATATACACTGTCGAATTTCAAAAAAGAGGATTTCCGCATGCACATATAATACTGTGGCTTAAACCCGAAGACAAGCCAAAGACTGCAGCACATGTTGATTCAATAATTCAAGCTGAATTCCCAGACCCAGAGAAAGATAGAGTTGGATATGATGCAGTCTGTCAATATATGTTACATGGTCCATGTGGGGCTGTCAAACCTAATTCTCCTTGCATGCATCACAAAAAATGTTCAAAGAAATATCCTAAAAAGTTCTGCGACAAGACAAGTGTTGATGAAAAGGGGTATCCAGTATATAGCGTCAACAAATGAATTGTGGATTTGAAAAGGAAGGTATCAAGTTAGATAATAGATGGGTTGTACCACACAACCTAGACTTATTGGTCAGATATGATGCACATATTAATGTAGAAGTTTGCAATTGCAGAGGTGTGTCCATAAAATACCTTTTCAAGTATTTACACAAAGGAAGTGACCGAGTAAACGCCATTCTGGAAACACCTGCAACAAAGAAAAAGACTTCAAACGATAGTGATATCAGTgatccaaaagaaagtacatcaGACGTCAGTGATACTGTTGCACCAAATAATAAGCCAAAACCGAAATTTGATGAGATTAAGAAATATCTTGACTGTCGTTATCTATCTGCCTCAGAAGCGTTCTGGAGAACATTGAACTTTGAAATTCATTATCGTCGTCCATGCGTAGAAAGATTACCATTTCATCTTGAAGGAGAGCAGTTGATTTATCATAAAGATACTGAAGACTTGAGAGATGTTTTGGAAAGAACCGATCCAGATGCAACAAAATTCCTTCATTGGATGAAAGCTAATAGAGAACACGTAAAAGCAAGGAACCTAACGTATGCAGACTTTCCTTCGGAATGGACATGGGATACAGAGTCTAAAGAATGGAAACCAAGAAAGAGGGGCTTCAACAAAATAGGACGCATCTACTATGTCCACCCCACTGCAGGAGAGAAATATTATTTGCGTATTTTATTGAATGTGCAAAGAGGTTGTCAGAGCTACGACGATATTAAAACAGTAGACTGTGTAACTCATCTGACATTCAAAGCAGCATGCTTAGCCCTAGGTTTGTTAGAAGATGACGGGGAATGGGACCATGCTATAAAGGAAGCAGCAGCGATATATATTAATGGAAAAAGATTGCGAGAACTTTTCGTTACACTTTTGTTGAATTGCAAAGTCACTGAACCTAAAAAACTATGGAGTGAAAACTGGAAACTTTTGGCAGATGGCATTGAACACGAACACCAAAAACTTTATGGGAATGAGAATTTAACttacgatgatgatgatttgaagaaCTATGCTCTTCAAGAAATCGAGTTAATAATGTGGAAATGTGGTAGGACTTTGAAAGAGGATGAATTTTCAGAGATTCCGTACCCAGACATGTCAGGAATTGATGTTCCTAGGAACCACTTAGTTGCAGAAGAAACAAGCTATGACAGGATTAATCTACTTGCCGAGGCAGAGAGTTTAAAAAGAGAGTTAAACATAAAACAGAAAATAGTGTTTGACAGTGTCATCGATTCAGTTGAGAAGAAAGATGGTagtcttttttttgtgtgtggaaGTGGTGGAACAGGTAAGACATATCTCTGGAGAACCATTATTTCTTATTTACGAGCGCAGGGTAAAATTGTTTTGGCGGTTGCTTCTTCGGGTATAGCGTCCTTACTATTACCAGGCGGCCGTACAGCTCATTCGAGATTCAAAATCCCATTGAGGCTTAATGAACAATCATGCTACAATATTTTTAAGAAAACAAATGAAGCCGATTTATTATGCAGGGCCGACTTAATTATCTGGGACGAAGCACCAATGATGCACCGAAATGGACTTGAAGCTGTCCAGCGAACCCTAGCTGATTTAATGATGGAAAAAAATGGAGGAAAGGAATTGTTTGGTAGAAAAACATTGGTTCTTGGTGGTGATTTCAGGCAAATTTTACCGGTAATTGAGGAAGGGTCGAGAGAGGAAATAGTTAATGCTTCTATAAGCAGGTCAAAACTATGGAAACATTTTAAAGTCTTTGAATTAACAGATAATATGCGTCTGCTGACCGGAGATACGTCTGTTCAAAAAAGAGAAGAAGTTGAAGAATTTTCAAAATGGGTTCTTGATGTGGGTAATGGTAAGTTACCAACAATCAGTTTGGATGGATCGAAAGATACAGATTGGGTGGAAATACCTTCAGATTTACTAATACGGTGTCAAGAAAATCACCTCGACACAATAGTACGAACAATGTATCCCGACTTGATAATACACATGCGTGATAAGAATTATCTTGCTGATCGGAGTATATTAGCGCCAACAAATGAATGTGTGCATAACATAAATTCACACATCTTAGCATGTATACCAGGTGAAGAACATACATATTTGAGTGCTGATTACATTGGACCAGAATCGACGGAATATCATTCGAGCGTTATTTTCTACGACAAAGAGTTTCTTAACAAGCATGAATGTTCTGGAATGGCTAGCCACAAGCTAACCTTGAAAGTTGGAGTGCCAATCATGCTACTCCGAAATATAAGCCAACCAGATGGACTACGCAATGGTACTAAATTGATTGTCAAACAATTGGGGGAAAAAGTAATTAAATCGGAGATACTCACAGGTCCAGGTGTTGGAAATATTGTTTTTATCCCGCGAATAGTAATGACTACACCCGAGACAAGTCTTCTGTTTATCCTGCATCGAAGACAATTCCCAGTAAGAGTATGCTATGCCATGACGATAAATAAAAGTCAAGGACAAAGCCTTCCAAATGTTGGTGTCTACGTAGACAAGCCTGTATTCACTCATGGTCAGTTGTATGTAGCTGTTTCAAGGACAACTTCGAGAAAAGGattaaaaatattaatcaaaaagaaCGACAATGAGCCTGAAGGATATACACAAAATGTTGTGTATGAGGAGATATTTGATAATCATTAGACATTTATGTACTTTCAAATTCATTCAATGTAAAAATTTCCATAAAAAATCTTTGCATCCATGTTTTTAGAACTAAAGATGATTTTTACTGTTAAGCATTTTTACAAACAAGTGATGCACATTAACATAATATTTGAGTACAACAGTTATGAATGTAAGCAACTCATtatcaaaatctaaaatcaggTAAGCCTGCCTTAAGCAATACATGATGACATTGATATACATTCTTTCAATGTTTGTATAGTATGCAACATATCTTTTTAGAAATAAAATTTGAATTCTTCTCATCCAAATCGAATAAAAATGATGGCCGTGGTGGAATTTGGTTGATAAATTTCGGAAGATCAATTCTCGATGGAAAGGAAATGTAAATTATTAGGAAACAAAAATTGATTGGGAAACGTATTTTGGcagaaaactatataaggaagcCAAGAAAACTTATTAAGATTTGGAAATCGAGCAAAATTAACTAACGTATTTTGGCAAAAAACTATACAAGAAAACCAAAAAACCGCACTAAGATTTGGAAGTCGAGCAAAAAACGTATATGGTAAGGAAAATATATTAGGAATCGAACATGATTtggaatttcaaaagaaaaataaatcaaatttaGGAAACGTATACAGATACTAACTCAAAACGGAACTTTGAAGATCTATATAAAGGCCATGATACTAGAGAATACTGCATCCCAAAGTTTACCTACAACTGCAAGGTACGATCGATTATCGTATTCAACTAATAGGTATGATTCTCTTAAATTATGTTTTGATAATATATTCGTATTCAAATAATTTATTAACGTAttcaaataatttatttatgagcAGGAAAAAAATGGCAAGAGGTAAAAGATTAGCTAAGAGAAAAACAGACGATGAAAAGGTCGAAGCGTACAAAAAAACAATTGAATTAGATTATCAGGAAGACTTAATGGATGATGAGCCAGTCAATGAAGGTAAGAAGTTCATGGCTTTACAAAATCTGAGATTTGCAAACACAACCATTAACGTATCCGTATTTTTTTTGGTCATCAGGTTATGAAGTTAGCGAAACAGCAAACACAGGATTCGAAGAAACTGGAATATCAGGAATGAATGAcacgaaaaaaaacaaaaatagtaAGCCACAATTTTAATGACCAGTAGTTATTAAAAAAACATTATGTTCACGTATTAATACTTTCATATTTGCAATCTCGAAGGAGTAGTGTcatatgatgaagacgacgatgagaACACAGGGGACCAAACATTGGAAGAGAACACAACCATAGATGTGAAAGATCGtcgcaaaaaaagaaaagaaaagtaagtCAAATACGGAGCCACAAACAGTGCGTCAACTTCCTCTTATAAGCGACATGAACGTAGGCAAGATACAACAGTCTGGAAAGCTAAGAATAATGCGCACCTGGGAAATAAGGAATTCAGAAACAGATGAGTTCTACAGCTTCCATATGATCTTGATCGACAAATCGGTGAGTAAATACATTGTCTCTTTATAATTTGTCTTTAGAAGTTCTACCATATATAAACAAATTAAGTAGTTTATAACATACATGATCTTTATAATTTCTAAACAATTGCACAAATTGAATATCTACAGGAAGAGCAAATACATTGTGTATTGACACCAAGTCAATTTGACATGCATAGAGAGAAGCTTAAAGAGGAGAACATAATAACAATGAAATTCTTCCATATAGATGAATTCAACGGGAAGTATAAGCCCCTACCTAGAGATCAAAGAATAACTTTCACAACTTTCAGTGGTGTTAAAGTAGAAACAGAAACCGCAGAGAACATAAATATTCCAAGATACAAATTCATACTAACAGAGCTTGAGAAACTATTCGAGAGATCTGGGGACATGACCTACTGCACAGGCAAGACATTTTTGAACAATAATGCAATGGATTCATTTGAAAAACAtaataaatttcaaaaataataatatcaaaTTTCGCAGACATAATGGGAAAACTCATAAGCGTAAAAATTGGATTAGTGCGCAAGAGGATGACGGACATGGACGGGATAAAGACAGATGTTATAATAGAAAACGAAAGGGAAATCCGCGTAAAAGTTACTCTGTGGGGAGATCAGGCAAACCCAATCACGGATGAAAGCAAAATCAAGGAAGATCAAAACATCATACTAATAATAGTAGGGCTAACAGTAAAAAGATTTAATGGTAAACAAGTGTTTAATGATTAATCATAGATTACTAGAGTGATTTCTAATAAAGTTCTTATCTTCATATTAACACTCATAATGTCGACACATGGGAATATGTATTGGCAGTATCAAAGGGAACAAAGGTATATGTGGATTTAGACATACCGGAGGTGCAAGAGATGAAGAAAAAGTAAGtatttatatattaaaaaaaatacaatagaagTTATCAAAAAAATACGCAAATTAACTTTAAAAAATAAACAGGTATGCAGGTTCGACAGACTTAGCGGTCTTCGATACAGAAACAAAAAGTACCAAAAGTATGGAAGAATTACTTTTCAGCAACAGGATAACCATAGAGGAAGGACAAAAGCTACTGTTCAATCCGGAGAATGAGGTAACATATCTAATCAAGCTATCTAAACCTATAGGTTGCAAAAGTAAATACATTAATAATAATCAAAAACATGTAACAGGGAACAACCTTCACATTCAAAGCAACGATGATCGATATTGTAAAAGGATCTTCATGGTTTTATATGGCATGTCCAAGATGGAATAAAAGTCATGTCTGACGTAGTGGAGAGAAATGGTGCGACAACTGCAGGAGACAAGTTAACAGAGCAATACCAAGGTACAAGCTAGAATTGAAAGTAAAAGATGATACACAAATAGCTGTCATAATCGTACTTGGACAAACAGCTGAGCCACTCCTAAATAATGTGAGAGTATCAAAACTTATGGAAATAAGCACCATTAACATTGAGGTATGATCGTAAAACTAAAGCACTGGAACACAATATTATGATACTGAATGCGACTATCTAAAAAAATAATTCGTTTGACAGGAAAATCTGGCTGAAAATGTGAGTGAAATATGGGACTCAATAGCAATGTCGTGTATCTTCGAAGTGCACCTAAATCGAAATTCTTTCAACTACACAACTTTCTCGGTGCAAAATATATATCCCTTGGACTATGGACTGGAAGCAAAATATAGAATCAAAAAGATGGAACAGGTAATTGTAAAGTTCAAAGTTTCTTTACTAACAtacaaattataaagataatatACATATTGAAAGTAACTTATGTGTTTTTACAGGATTCAAACAACAATAATGCAAATAATGAATGCTTCAAAGAGATAACCCCTCCAGCGGAATTGGAGGGAAATAGCAAATAATCGGAGGTGCATACAGAAATGCAAACATTAGCAGAGTCAGACAATGGAAAGGATGAAAACTTTGAAGACATAATCGCATTAGCAGAATTGGCTGAAAAGAAAGAATATCCCACGCAACATTAGAGTAAAACGTCAAAAAAAATTAGACATACAGTTTTGATTATTCGTATTTCTTTCAGAAAAAACCAAATAAATTTGAATAGCATAAATTTTAATTAACTTATACTTTTGGTCGTTATTTATTTGAGGTTAGTATGATTATTAAAATTTCATGTATAGTTTATTTACTATTCAAATTTAACATAGATTTATTATTGAGAGTTTGAGATCAAAAAAATCATAAATTATGATAGTGATCTATATTCACCCTGCACTGGGAGCGAAGCCCCAAGCACACCAAATTAAGGAAGGAAATTCCCGGTACGTAGCACGGGCATAAATCTAGTAGATTAAGAACAACAGTAGCGTACCTGTGCCTTAGCATAAAGAATTTGACACAATAAAAGGTACTCACGTATGTTTGAAGGAATATACAATTAGTTAAATTAGTTGATACATGATCTTGGTCAGACCATTAGCCCATAATTAATTGATTTGTGGGCATAATAGTATGATCTTAGCTACTTCATGCGAACAAGCTATGTATTCATGGGATAGTAAACATGGCGAGCAAACATATGTACATATGCGACACGATACTTGGCTTTACTTTGCACATGCACATCACAACGTGATTAAGTGATTCGTAGTTGGTCCGTTTTTGATAGTTAAAAATAATATATATGGATAAATACGATGCCTCCCCACACTAAAGTTTTGTATAGATTattgccttttttttctttttctttttttgtagcaAAAAAGAAGTCATTAAGAAGTAAACGAATGTATAGAGTTTCTACCATAggtagaaggaaaaaaaaaaaataaataacatgaaaATAGAGTCCCATGTATTTAGTGCATAATTTGAGAAATCCAAGAGAGCATCGTGTCATGTTACAACTGCCCAAGATATAAAACTGAATAGATTAAAATTATTTTCCCGAAACAGGTCATTTTTGAGTCTTGTGAAACAGATCTTCTTTgagttttgagttttgtgaaacagatcttctttgagttttgtgaaacaagcgttttggtgaggacacttggaaatatatgattggtttaaaaagaataggaaaaaaattaaaaaaaggaaaccaaattcaatttggaaattcATGAAGTGACAATATTTATGTGAGGACACTtgacaacgtatgattggtttaaaaattataaACTTAAAAGGAAACCATACCTTACCgtgtttccaaattaatatatgaaGGGAAAAAATCTACATATATTTtctacaaaaacaaaaagaataaataaataaaatttgcacatattctccacctatataatgtatttgccccgccacaccaaatccAAAGATACATCTCCACAAGGAGGGGCAAAGCCCCGCGCAcactaaatcaaaaatgcattgtcacggggcggggcgaagccccgtGCACACCAAATTAAAAGGAATAACCaaataaaatctgcacatattttccacctatttaatgtaattGCCCCGCgctcaccaaatcaaaaatacatcgccaggGGGCGGGGAAGCCCTGCGCACACTAATTCAGAAATATATCGCCATGGGGCGGGGCGGTTCCGCTCtcgccaaatcaaaaatacatcgccatgGAGCAGGGCGATGCCCCGCGCACACTAACTCAAAAATACATCGTCACGGGGCGTGCCGAAACCCCGTGCtagccaaatcaaaaatacatcgtcacGGGGAGGGAAGAACCTCCgtgcacaccaagttaaaagaaaaatatgcCCGGTGCaaagcacgggcacaaatctagtgtaAGTTATAAAGCTTAAGACAATCTTTTGTTCACCCAAAATGTGCAAAATTTACAATATTTGATCATGCAAGATTACGGATTTATCAAATTCCACGGAATCATCACCACCAATTCAAAAGAACTCATTGACGGGATGCAATTTCATAACCCAACTTGTTTTACTGGGCATGAACTGTAATATTACGGGCGTGTATATATGTTTGACAGTGTGAGAGATAGCGACCTGACCACTGACCAGTTGAGAATTGAACTTTTGCATGGGATATTTTCAAATTATCTAAAGTCTAAACCGACTTTCTTATATTATTTCAACTTGCAGTATCTTAATCCCTAATTACATACTAATTAATACTTCATTTGTTATCTGAAACCTAATAAACTGTACCCTAAAGGCTGCACTATAACGATAACACTATGATTATGTCTCAAATAAACACTAAATAATACGTTGGAATATAATACATTAATTAAAGGGTAGTTAAAACTAAACATCATTTAGATTATACCACCACCATTGATCTAATCTTGTACTAGGAATGCCATTCTAATTAAAAAGAAATGTTAAACAATCTCATTCCACGCTCTCTCAAGATTGCTAAAGATCGTTCAAGATAAGATgaatcaaaataaaaagaatacagCCGAATTTCGGATTTTCCTATGATTAGTCAATTCGATCAAGAACCTATGTAATTAATAATCAAGTGCAGACTTTTGTTTTTGGAGATGTTATTCGAAATCGACCACAAGAATCTTGTCTT encodes:
- the LOC113352060 gene encoding uncharacterized protein LOC113352060, which translates into the protein MELRLISIGKRNAQQYNLPTTSEIAGLIVDNPEGDGTRDIIVDEKKSGLKNISELHPSYMALQYPLLFPYGEDSLHTDIPYDKDNTSVRDDELGFEKKRKNITMREYYAFRLQQRSNEGRTLIRGGRLFQQFVVDAYATIEQCRLKWVRCHQEEIRADVFQGIKEAVAAGDTEPGTAGRIILPSTFTGGPRQLGPPDLFITFTCNPKWFEITEALKKIPGQQPIDRPDIVSRVFHIKLKALMSDLEGSRHFGEAQGAIYTVEFQKRGFPHAHIILWLKPEDKPKTAAHVDSIIQAEFPDPEKDRVGYDAVCQYMLHGPCGAVKPNSPCMHHKKCSKKYPKKFCDKTSVDEKGGVSIKYLFKYLHKGSDRVNAILETPATKKKTSNDSDISDPKESTSDVSDTVAPNNKPKPKFDEIKKYLDCRYLSASEAFWRTLNFEIHYRRPCVERLPFHLEGEQLIYHKDTEDLRDVLERTDPDATKFLHWMKANREHVKARNLTYADFPSEWTWDTESKEWKPRKRGFNKIGRIYYVHPTAGEKYYLRILLNVQRGCQSYDDIKTVDCVTHLTFKAACLALGLLEDDGEWDHAIKEAAAIYINGKRLRELFVTLLLNCKVTEPKKLWSENWKLLADGIEHEHQKLYGNENLTYDDDDLKNYALQEIELIMWKCGRTLKEDEFSEIPYPDMSGIDVPRNHLVAEETSYDRINLLAEAESLKRELNIKQKIVFDSVIDSVEKKDGSLFFVCGSGGTGKTYLWRTIISYLRAQGKIVLAVASSGIASLLLPGGRTAHSRFKIPLRLNEQSCYNIFKKTNEADLLCRADLIIWDEAPMMHRNGLEAVQRTLADLMMEKNGGKELFGRKTLVLGGDFRQILPVIEEGSREEIVNASISRSKLWKHFKVFELTDNMRLLTGDTSVQKREEVEEFSKWVLDVGNGKLPTISLDGSKDTDWVEIPSDLLIRCQENHLDTIVRTMYPDLIIHMRDKNYLADRSILAPTNECVHNINSHILACIPGEEHTYLSADYIGPESTEYHSSVIFYDKEFLNKHECSGMASHKLTLKVGVPIMLLRNISQPDGLRNGTKLIVKQLGEKVIKSEILTGPGVGNIVFIPRIVMTTPETSLLFILHRRQFPVRVCYAMTINKSQGQSLPNVGVYVDKPVFTHGQLYVAVSRTTSRKGLKILIKKNDNEPEGYTQNVVYEEIFDNH